The following coding sequences lie in one Arachis ipaensis cultivar K30076 chromosome B05, Araip1.1, whole genome shotgun sequence genomic window:
- the LOC107644562 gene encoding TMV resistance protein N-like isoform X3 has protein sequence MATTSSSSSYFPFTTTFPFTYDAFLSFRGEDTRSGFTGYLYYSLTNRGIKTFIDDEELGRGKEIASSLFTAIEQSRAAVVVLSKNYASSSFCLDELVKILECVKGKGRLIIPVFYDVDPSHVRKQTGTYGEALAVHEANNVERLKRWKMALEKIADLSGYHFKHGDGYEHKFVAKIVGHVSIEIKRATLPIVDHPVGLDSQVENVISLLNVGSSDGVCVLGIHGIGGIGKTTLAVAVYNWLVNHFAVLCFENMCFHENTRENSNKYGLKHLQKTLLFELVGENKVALMSVREGISMLKQKLQRKKILLILDDIDQQEQLDALAGNLDWFSPGSRVIITTRDTSLLSRYEDRITYELDKLTDEDSLELLSFKALKINKVDPSYLDILSSVVTYASGLPLALEVMGSNFLGKSIEQWKSALDQYRRIPNKKIQNVLKVSFDGLEEFEKEIFLDIACCFNGCELKDVKRILCAHHNVDTLEYGLKVLVEKSLIKMDAYRGIILHALIQDMGREIVRQESPKKPGKRSRLWLLEDIVQVFEMNMGSDKIEMIHMDFPKFEKVIRWDGEAFKKMRNLKTLFIRHTYFSQGPKYLPNCLRVLNWEEYPSPCLPLDFHPEGLVIFQLSGKSIQSVRFLEKQKYMSLTVINLDHSNVEEIPDISGVPNLVNLSLNMCLNLIKIHESIVFLDRLSILSAQGCRRLKRFPSIKLTNLVHLCLSGCSSLEHFPKMLGKLKNILTIYSDGTLIKELPSAIKRFCLISHSSMIKHGASSPPALSSPIVMSPDEEKVTSERSEVDVEEEQGSPMAPLEAKHSACKLPDLLHESFTTYLTWFRNVEDLDLSEHNFTVLDESLKELCSLRSLSLNGCRELREIKGIPPNIKYFSARNCISLTYPSKNMLLNKELHEDGAKDFVLPSSSIPKWVEHSSNNDSISFWFHNKLPEISLCVLVGPAVDFSRTHICPEFIINSSRGQAEHLESVETSNQLVDHIFITDPKLMKSKVNEVILENEWNHVVCTIKSCGQRGPAIKKLGIYFHKDRSSMANIQFIDPLLHKEELIMGNFQVNMQQQKYMASHERRLSLDLPLGMSFSLNDHVSREPNSSVQESNDDLWMYSKELSLRQCWQEPLDSHLRSNLMQLTSTRYNIRDEETAQAVLDHPANILAEYSQSPFLAETQNLQAPLFPSSLSGMAIREEFHHKTCCTVLPTTTDDDADDLEMEGFYASLDAETNVIPFSPNEETMEALKIALDFITNNNDASVFLDAQHCSIMKTSLDYLSSLSANDGLSGAMRALISEASTVFAHCSSSYIEANMKVESTASELLRADNLKSDLENNKNQFNDTVASEKELRQKLARLEEMKEELEKQIRTTNANIMASRKEQNTTRKRKRDVYVEGKALKAQMDVMNEKVPRLQHEHDLAKENQEKIKAEWSDFGEKFKKDCCKVSCTRLPRGVWFCP, from the exons ATGGcaaccacctcctcctcctcctcctactTTCCTTTCACTACTACTTTTCCGTTCACCTATGATGCTTTTCTCAGCTTCAGAGGTGAGGATACCCGTTCTGGCTTCACTGGCTATCTCTATTACTCTCTCACAAATAGGGGAATCAAGACTTTCATTGATGATGAGGAGCTTGGGAGAGGGAAGGAGATCGCATCCTCTCTTTTCACTGCAATCGAACAGTCCAGGGCCGCAGTCGTTGTGCTCTCTAAGAATTATGCTTCTTCTTCATTTTGTTTGGATGAACTTGTCAAGATTCTTGAGTGTGTTAAGGGAAAGGGCAGGTTGATTATTCCTGTTTTCTATGACGTGGATCCTTCTCATGTGCGGAAGCAGACAGGGACTTATGGAGAAGCATTGGCTGTGCATGAGGCTAATAATGTGGAGAGGCTTAAGAGATGGAAAATGGCTTTGGAGAAAATAGCAGACTTGTCTGGTTATCATTTCAAACACGG GGATGGATATGAGCACAAGTTTGTTGCCAAGATTGTTGGACATGTATCAATAGAGATTAAACGTGCCACTTTACCTATTGTAGATCACCCAGTTGGATTGGATTCCCAAGTGGAAAATGTAATTTCCCTTTTGAATGTTGGGTCTAGTGATGGAGTTTGCGTGCTCGGGATTCATGGAATTGGTGGAATAGGTAAAACAACACTGGCTGTGGCAGTGTATAATTGGCTTGTCAATCATTTTGCAGTTTTATGTTTTGAAAATATGTGTTTCCATGAAAATACAAGAGAGAATTCAAATAAATATGGATTAAAACATCTGCAGAAGACCCTTCTGTTTGAACTAGTTGGAGAAAATAAAGTTGCATTGATGAGTGTTAGAGAAGGAATATCAATGTTAAAGCAAAAACTCCAACGAAAGAAAATTCTTTTGATTCTAGATGACATTGACCAACAAGAGCAATTAGATGCTCTAGCTGGAAATCTTGATTGGTTTAGTCCTGGTAGTAGAGTTATCATCACAACTCGGGACACAAGTTTGCTATCAAGGTATGAGGATAGAATAACATATGAGTTAGATAAGTTGACTGATGAAGATTCTCTAGAATTGCTCAGTTtcaaagctttaaaaattaacaaAGTTGATCCAAGTTACTTAGACATCTTGAGCAGTGTGGTAACTTATGCTTCTGGCCTACCATTGGCTTTGGAAGTTATGGGATCCAACTTTCTGGGCAAAAGTATAGAACAGTGGAAATCTGCATTAGATCAATACAGAAGAATTCCCAATAAAAAGATACAAAATGTGCTTAAGGTAAGCTTTGATGGATTGGAGGAATTTGAGAAGGAAATTTTTCTTGATATTGCTTGTTGTTTCAATGGATGTGAATTGAAAGATGTCAAAAGGATACTTTGTGCTCATCATAATGTCGACACCTTGGAATATGGACTTAAAGTGTTGGTTGAAAAATCACTAATAAAAATGGATGCATATCGTGGAATAATCTTGCATGCCCTCATTCAAGACATGGGTAGAGAAATTGTGCGTCAAGAATCACCAAAAAAGCCTGGGAAGCGTAGTCGATTATGGCTCCTCGAAGATATAGTTCAAGTTTTTGAAATGAATATG GGATCTGACAAAATTGAAATGATACATATGGATTTTCCCAAGTTTGAAAAAGTAATAAGATGGGATGGAGAGGCTTTCAAGAAAATGAGAAATCTCAAAACACTATTTATTAGGCATACTTATTTTTCCCAAGGTCCCAAGTATCTTCCAAATTGTTTAAGAGTGTTGAATTGGGAGGAATATCCTTCACCTTGTTTACCACTTGATTTTCATCCGGAGGGACTTGTCATATTCCAATTATCCGGCAAGAGTATACAGTCAGTTAGGTTTCTTGAAAAGCAAAAG tACATGAGCTTGACGGTCATAAATCTTGATCATTCTAATGTAGAAGAGATACCTGATATATCCGGAGTCCCAAATTTAGTAAACCTATCATTGAATATGTGcttgaatttaattaaaattcacgaATCAATTGTATTCTTAGATAGACTTAGCATATTGAGTGCTCAAGGTTGCAGGAGGCTTAAGAGATTTCCATCTATCAAGTTGACCAATCTTGTACATCTCTGTCTTTCAGGGTGCTCTAGTCTTGAACATTTTCCAAAAATGTTAGGGAAATTAAAGAATATACTAACAATTTATTCGGATGGTACTCTGATAAAAGAATTGCCATCTGCTATTAAAAGGTTTTGTTTGATTAGCCATTCAAGTATGATAAAACATGGAGCAAGTTCCCCACCAGCACTAAGTTCCCCAATTGTCATGTCTCCAGATGAAGAGAAAGTGACTTCTGAGAGGTCTGAAGTagatgttgaagaagaacaaGGGAGTCCAATGGCACCTTTGGAGGCAAAACATTCTGCCTGCAAACTACCAGATTTGCTCCATGAATCTTTTACAACTTATCTTACCTGGTTTCGCAATGTGGAAGATTTAGACCTGTCAGAGCATAATTTCACAGTTCTTGATGAAAGCCTCAAAGAACTTTGCTCCTTGAGGTCACTTAGTTTGAATGGCTGCAGAGAACTTCGAGAAATTAAAGGGATTCCACCAAACATAAAGTATTTCTCTGCAAGAAACTGCATATCCTTGACTTACCCCAGCAAAAACATGTTACTTAACAAG GAATTGCATGAGGATGGAGCCAAGGATTTTGTTCTTCCAAGTAGTAGCATTCCAAAGTGGGTGGAGCATAGTAGCAACAATGATTCAATTTCTTTCTGGTTTCACAACAAGCTTCCTGAAATCTCTTTATGTGTTCTTGTTGGACCTGCAGTTGATTTTTCGCGTACACACATTTGTCCGGAGTTTATCATCAACAGCAGCAGAGGTCAAGCGGAACATCTTGAATCAGTGGAGACATCCAATCAATTAGTGGATCATATATTTATTACTGATCCAAAATTGATGAAGTCCAAAGTGAATGAAGTGATTTTAGAAAATGAATGGAATCATGTTGTGTGTACAATTAAGTCTTGTGGCCAAAGGGGACCAGCTATCAAGAAACTTGGAATCTATTTTCACAAAGATAGAAGTAGCATGGCGAATATTCAATTTATTGATCCTCTGTTGCATAAAGAAGAGTTGATCATGGGAAATTTTCAGGTAAATATGCAACAACAGAAGTATATGGCATCACATGAAAGGAGGCTTTCATTGGATCTTCCTTTAGGAATGAGTTTTTCATTGAATGATCATGTGAGCAGGGAACCAAATTCCAGTGTGCAAG AAAGTAATGATGATTTATGGATGTATAGCAAGGAGTTATCCCTGCGCCAATGTTGGCAAGAACCTTTGGACTCTCACCTGAGATCAAATTTAATGCAATTAACATCCACACGCTACAACATTAGAGATGAAGAGACAG CCCAAGCAGTGCTGGATCACCCTGCTAATATACTGGCAGAATATTCTCAATCCCCATTTTTGGCTGAGACACAAAACCTTCAAGCTCCATTATTTCCCTCTTCATTAAGTGGAATGGCTATTAGAGAAGAATTTCATCACAAAACATGTTGCACTGTGCTGCCAACGACGACAGATGATGATGCTGATGATCTAGAAATGGAAGGATTCTATGCTTCTCTTGATGCTGAGACCAATGTCATTCCATTTTCTCCAAATGAAGAGACCATGGAAGCACTGAAAATAGCACTAGACTTCATCACCAATAATAATGATGCTTCAGTGTTCTTGGATGCTCAACATTGCAGCATCATGAAAACCAGCTTAGATTATCTCTCCAGTTTGTCTGCTAATGATGGTTTATCAGGTGCAATGAGAGCATTGATATCTGAAGCTTCAACTGTGTTTGCACATTGTAGTAGTAGCTACATTGAAGCAAATATGAAAGTTGAGTCCACTGCTTCAGAGCTGTTGAGGGCTGATAACTTAAAATCTGACCTTGAAAATAACAAGAATCAGTTCAATGATACGGTGGCGTCAGAAAAAGAACTGCGGCAAAAGTTGGCACGTTTGGAGGAAATGAAAGAGGAGCTAGAAAAGCAAATCAGAACTACTAATGCTAACATCATGGCTTCTCGAAAAGAACAGAACACGActcgaaagagaaagagagatgtCTATGTGGAAGGAAAGGCACTCAAAGCTCAAATGGATGTGATGAATGAGAAAGTACCACGTTTGCAACATGAGCATGACTTGGCAAAGGAAAACCAGGAAAAAATCAAAGCTGAATGGTCAGATTTtggagaaaaatttaaaaaagattgtTGTAAAGTCAGCTGTACAAGATTACCAAGAGGAGTTTGGTTTTGTCCTTAA
- the LOC107644562 gene encoding TMV resistance protein N-like isoform X1 yields MATTSSSSSYFPFTTTFPFTYDAFLSFRGEDTRSGFTGYLYYSLTNRGIKTFIDDEELGRGKEIASSLFTAIEQSRAAVVVLSKNYASSSFCLDELVKILECVKGKGRLIIPVFYDVDPSHVRKQTGTYGEALAVHEANNVERLKRWKMALEKIADLSGYHFKHGDGYEHKFVAKIVGHVSIEIKRATLPIVDHPVGLDSQVENVISLLNVGSSDGVCVLGIHGIGGIGKTTLAVAVYNWLVNHFAVLCFENMCFHENTRENSNKYGLKHLQKTLLFELVGENKVALMSVREGISMLKQKLQRKKILLILDDIDQQEQLDALAGNLDWFSPGSRVIITTRDTSLLSRYEDRITYELDKLTDEDSLELLSFKALKINKVDPSYLDILSSVVTYASGLPLALEVMGSNFLGKSIEQWKSALDQYRRIPNKKIQNVLKVSFDGLEEFEKEIFLDIACCFNGCELKDVKRILCAHHNVDTLEYGLKVLVEKSLIKMDAYRGIILHALIQDMGREIVRQESPKKPGKRSRLWLLEDIVQVFEMNMGSDKIEMIHMDFPKFEKVIRWDGEAFKKMRNLKTLFIRHTYFSQGPKYLPNCLRVLNWEEYPSPCLPLDFHPEGLVIFQLSGKSIQSVRFLEKQKYMSLTVINLDHSNVEEIPDISGVPNLVNLSLNMCLNLIKIHESIVFLDRLSILSAQGCRRLKRFPSIKLTNLVHLCLSGCSSLEHFPKMLGKLKNILTIYSDGTLIKELPSAIKRFCLISHSSMIKHGASSPPALSSPIVMSPDEEKVTSERSEVDVEEEQGSPMAPLEAKHSACKLPDLLHESFTTYLTWFRNVEDLDLSEHNFTVLDESLKELCSLRSLSLNGCRELREIKGIPPNIKYFSARNCISLTYPSKNMLLNKELHEDGAKDFVLPSSSIPKWVEHSSNNDSISFWFHNKLPEISLCVLVGPAVDFSRTHICPEFIINSSRGQAEHLESVETSNQLVDHIFITDPKLMKSKVNEVILENEWNHVVCTIKSCGQRGPAIKKLGIYFHKDRSSMANIQFIDPLLHKEELIMGNFQVNMQQQKYMASHERRLSLDLPLGMSFSLNDHVSREPNSSVQGPCVDDLCTLRLGLDYIDLPCHASSERDNGSGSTLLSLASNDTANDRESNDDLWMYSKELSLRQCWQEPLDSHLRSNLMQLTSTRYNIRDEETAQAVLDHPANILAEYSQSPFLAETQNLQAPLFPSSLSGMAIREEFHHKTCCTVLPTTTDDDADDLEMEGFYASLDAETNVIPFSPNEETMEALKIALDFITNNNDASVFLDAQHCSIMKTSLDYLSSLSANDGLSGAMRALISEASTVFAHCSSSYIEANMKVESTASELLRADNLKSDLENNKNQFNDTVASEKELRQKLARLEEMKEELEKQIRTTNANIMASRKEQNTTRKRKRDVYVEGKALKAQMDVMNEKVPRLQHEHDLAKENQEKIKAEWSDFGEKFKKDCCKVSCTRLPRGVWFCP; encoded by the exons ATGGcaaccacctcctcctcctcctcctactTTCCTTTCACTACTACTTTTCCGTTCACCTATGATGCTTTTCTCAGCTTCAGAGGTGAGGATACCCGTTCTGGCTTCACTGGCTATCTCTATTACTCTCTCACAAATAGGGGAATCAAGACTTTCATTGATGATGAGGAGCTTGGGAGAGGGAAGGAGATCGCATCCTCTCTTTTCACTGCAATCGAACAGTCCAGGGCCGCAGTCGTTGTGCTCTCTAAGAATTATGCTTCTTCTTCATTTTGTTTGGATGAACTTGTCAAGATTCTTGAGTGTGTTAAGGGAAAGGGCAGGTTGATTATTCCTGTTTTCTATGACGTGGATCCTTCTCATGTGCGGAAGCAGACAGGGACTTATGGAGAAGCATTGGCTGTGCATGAGGCTAATAATGTGGAGAGGCTTAAGAGATGGAAAATGGCTTTGGAGAAAATAGCAGACTTGTCTGGTTATCATTTCAAACACGG GGATGGATATGAGCACAAGTTTGTTGCCAAGATTGTTGGACATGTATCAATAGAGATTAAACGTGCCACTTTACCTATTGTAGATCACCCAGTTGGATTGGATTCCCAAGTGGAAAATGTAATTTCCCTTTTGAATGTTGGGTCTAGTGATGGAGTTTGCGTGCTCGGGATTCATGGAATTGGTGGAATAGGTAAAACAACACTGGCTGTGGCAGTGTATAATTGGCTTGTCAATCATTTTGCAGTTTTATGTTTTGAAAATATGTGTTTCCATGAAAATACAAGAGAGAATTCAAATAAATATGGATTAAAACATCTGCAGAAGACCCTTCTGTTTGAACTAGTTGGAGAAAATAAAGTTGCATTGATGAGTGTTAGAGAAGGAATATCAATGTTAAAGCAAAAACTCCAACGAAAGAAAATTCTTTTGATTCTAGATGACATTGACCAACAAGAGCAATTAGATGCTCTAGCTGGAAATCTTGATTGGTTTAGTCCTGGTAGTAGAGTTATCATCACAACTCGGGACACAAGTTTGCTATCAAGGTATGAGGATAGAATAACATATGAGTTAGATAAGTTGACTGATGAAGATTCTCTAGAATTGCTCAGTTtcaaagctttaaaaattaacaaAGTTGATCCAAGTTACTTAGACATCTTGAGCAGTGTGGTAACTTATGCTTCTGGCCTACCATTGGCTTTGGAAGTTATGGGATCCAACTTTCTGGGCAAAAGTATAGAACAGTGGAAATCTGCATTAGATCAATACAGAAGAATTCCCAATAAAAAGATACAAAATGTGCTTAAGGTAAGCTTTGATGGATTGGAGGAATTTGAGAAGGAAATTTTTCTTGATATTGCTTGTTGTTTCAATGGATGTGAATTGAAAGATGTCAAAAGGATACTTTGTGCTCATCATAATGTCGACACCTTGGAATATGGACTTAAAGTGTTGGTTGAAAAATCACTAATAAAAATGGATGCATATCGTGGAATAATCTTGCATGCCCTCATTCAAGACATGGGTAGAGAAATTGTGCGTCAAGAATCACCAAAAAAGCCTGGGAAGCGTAGTCGATTATGGCTCCTCGAAGATATAGTTCAAGTTTTTGAAATGAATATG GGATCTGACAAAATTGAAATGATACATATGGATTTTCCCAAGTTTGAAAAAGTAATAAGATGGGATGGAGAGGCTTTCAAGAAAATGAGAAATCTCAAAACACTATTTATTAGGCATACTTATTTTTCCCAAGGTCCCAAGTATCTTCCAAATTGTTTAAGAGTGTTGAATTGGGAGGAATATCCTTCACCTTGTTTACCACTTGATTTTCATCCGGAGGGACTTGTCATATTCCAATTATCCGGCAAGAGTATACAGTCAGTTAGGTTTCTTGAAAAGCAAAAG tACATGAGCTTGACGGTCATAAATCTTGATCATTCTAATGTAGAAGAGATACCTGATATATCCGGAGTCCCAAATTTAGTAAACCTATCATTGAATATGTGcttgaatttaattaaaattcacgaATCAATTGTATTCTTAGATAGACTTAGCATATTGAGTGCTCAAGGTTGCAGGAGGCTTAAGAGATTTCCATCTATCAAGTTGACCAATCTTGTACATCTCTGTCTTTCAGGGTGCTCTAGTCTTGAACATTTTCCAAAAATGTTAGGGAAATTAAAGAATATACTAACAATTTATTCGGATGGTACTCTGATAAAAGAATTGCCATCTGCTATTAAAAGGTTTTGTTTGATTAGCCATTCAAGTATGATAAAACATGGAGCAAGTTCCCCACCAGCACTAAGTTCCCCAATTGTCATGTCTCCAGATGAAGAGAAAGTGACTTCTGAGAGGTCTGAAGTagatgttgaagaagaacaaGGGAGTCCAATGGCACCTTTGGAGGCAAAACATTCTGCCTGCAAACTACCAGATTTGCTCCATGAATCTTTTACAACTTATCTTACCTGGTTTCGCAATGTGGAAGATTTAGACCTGTCAGAGCATAATTTCACAGTTCTTGATGAAAGCCTCAAAGAACTTTGCTCCTTGAGGTCACTTAGTTTGAATGGCTGCAGAGAACTTCGAGAAATTAAAGGGATTCCACCAAACATAAAGTATTTCTCTGCAAGAAACTGCATATCCTTGACTTACCCCAGCAAAAACATGTTACTTAACAAG GAATTGCATGAGGATGGAGCCAAGGATTTTGTTCTTCCAAGTAGTAGCATTCCAAAGTGGGTGGAGCATAGTAGCAACAATGATTCAATTTCTTTCTGGTTTCACAACAAGCTTCCTGAAATCTCTTTATGTGTTCTTGTTGGACCTGCAGTTGATTTTTCGCGTACACACATTTGTCCGGAGTTTATCATCAACAGCAGCAGAGGTCAAGCGGAACATCTTGAATCAGTGGAGACATCCAATCAATTAGTGGATCATATATTTATTACTGATCCAAAATTGATGAAGTCCAAAGTGAATGAAGTGATTTTAGAAAATGAATGGAATCATGTTGTGTGTACAATTAAGTCTTGTGGCCAAAGGGGACCAGCTATCAAGAAACTTGGAATCTATTTTCACAAAGATAGAAGTAGCATGGCGAATATTCAATTTATTGATCCTCTGTTGCATAAAGAAGAGTTGATCATGGGAAATTTTCAGGTAAATATGCAACAACAGAAGTATATGGCATCACATGAAAGGAGGCTTTCATTGGATCTTCCTTTAGGAATGAGTTTTTCATTGAATGATCATGTGAGCAGGGAACCAAATTCCAGTGTGCAAG GCCCATGTGTTGATGATTTATGTACACTAAGGTTGGGCTTAGACTACATTGACCTGCCTTGTCATGCATCTTCAGAAAGGGATAATGGTTCAGGTTCAACATTGTTAAGCTTAGCAAGTAATGATACTGCTAATGATAGGG AAAGTAATGATGATTTATGGATGTATAGCAAGGAGTTATCCCTGCGCCAATGTTGGCAAGAACCTTTGGACTCTCACCTGAGATCAAATTTAATGCAATTAACATCCACACGCTACAACATTAGAGATGAAGAGACAG CCCAAGCAGTGCTGGATCACCCTGCTAATATACTGGCAGAATATTCTCAATCCCCATTTTTGGCTGAGACACAAAACCTTCAAGCTCCATTATTTCCCTCTTCATTAAGTGGAATGGCTATTAGAGAAGAATTTCATCACAAAACATGTTGCACTGTGCTGCCAACGACGACAGATGATGATGCTGATGATCTAGAAATGGAAGGATTCTATGCTTCTCTTGATGCTGAGACCAATGTCATTCCATTTTCTCCAAATGAAGAGACCATGGAAGCACTGAAAATAGCACTAGACTTCATCACCAATAATAATGATGCTTCAGTGTTCTTGGATGCTCAACATTGCAGCATCATGAAAACCAGCTTAGATTATCTCTCCAGTTTGTCTGCTAATGATGGTTTATCAGGTGCAATGAGAGCATTGATATCTGAAGCTTCAACTGTGTTTGCACATTGTAGTAGTAGCTACATTGAAGCAAATATGAAAGTTGAGTCCACTGCTTCAGAGCTGTTGAGGGCTGATAACTTAAAATCTGACCTTGAAAATAACAAGAATCAGTTCAATGATACGGTGGCGTCAGAAAAAGAACTGCGGCAAAAGTTGGCACGTTTGGAGGAAATGAAAGAGGAGCTAGAAAAGCAAATCAGAACTACTAATGCTAACATCATGGCTTCTCGAAAAGAACAGAACACGActcgaaagagaaagagagatgtCTATGTGGAAGGAAAGGCACTCAAAGCTCAAATGGATGTGATGAATGAGAAAGTACCACGTTTGCAACATGAGCATGACTTGGCAAAGGAAAACCAGGAAAAAATCAAAGCTGAATGGTCAGATTTtggagaaaaatttaaaaaagattgtTGTAAAGTCAGCTGTACAAGATTACCAAGAGGAGTTTGGTTTTGTCCTTAA